The Bacillota bacterium genome includes a window with the following:
- a CDS encoding PAS domain-containing sensor histidine kinase produces MPLFNLSLTEALSISPLFLDLLPVGVLIFDPDGSLRVSNKALKDIAGYPREESQLYKKILEAIKEQRELQEIEICDKTWDGKKVILSVSTYMLPQSESEYGLLAVVQNITAFRELENAVLQVEKLAILGQLAAGCAHEIRNPLTAIKGFIQLLKNQLIGSPKEAYIEILMAEIERINTILEDFLHLAKPSRTRRTINSYEEIILEIKRLFESEAVLKNIQVMCCIEPDLPLVKLDREQIKQVLINVVKNAFEAMPDGGRLEIKVNYNRENNLVRTRIKDTGEGIGQESLNKIFDTFFTTKKGGIGLGLGMSKQIIKKHGGKYR; encoded by the coding sequence ATGCCGCTTTTTAACCTTAGTCTCACGGAAGCATTGTCCATCTCTCCTCTTTTTTTAGATCTCCTACCGGTAGGAGTTTTGATATTTGATCCTGACGGTTCCTTAAGAGTATCTAATAAAGCGCTGAAAGACATTGCCGGTTATCCTAGAGAAGAAAGCCAGCTCTATAAAAAAATCTTGGAAGCCATTAAAGAGCAAAGGGAATTGCAAGAAATTGAGATTTGTGATAAAACCTGGGATGGAAAGAAAGTTATTCTATCGGTAAGTACATACATGCTACCCCAAAGTGAAAGCGAGTACGGCCTGCTAGCTGTGGTTCAGAATATTACCGCATTCAGAGAGCTCGAAAACGCGGTTCTTCAGGTAGAAAAGCTAGCTATACTAGGACAGTTAGCGGCGGGATGTGCTCACGAAATTCGTAACCCTTTAACAGCGATCAAAGGCTTTATCCAATTATTAAAGAATCAATTGATTGGCTCTCCTAAAGAGGCTTATATCGAAATTCTTATGGCAGAAATTGAGAGGATCAACACTATCCTGGAAGATTTTTTGCATCTCGCTAAACCATCCAGAACCAGAAGAACTATTAACTCATATGAGGAGATTATTCTAGAGATAAAAAGACTGTTCGAAAGCGAGGCCGTGTTGAAAAATATCCAGGTTATGTGTTGCATAGAACCTGATTTACCTTTGGTTAAGTTGGACCGGGAACAAATCAAGCAGGTCTTGATAAATGTCGTTAAAAATGCTTTTGAGGCGATGCCTGATGGAGGAAGGTTGGAAATTAAGGTTAATTACAACAGAGAGAACAATTTAGTGAGGACTAGAATTAAAGATACCGGCGAAGGGATAGGCCAAGAGAGTTTGAACAAGATATTTGACACTTTTTTTACTACTAAAAAGGGCGGCATTGGTTTGGGGTTAGGGATGAGCAAGCAGATTATTAAAAAACATGGGGGAAAATACAGGTAG